A portion of the Sphingobacterium spiritivorum genome contains these proteins:
- a CDS encoding RagB/SusD family nutrient uptake outer membrane protein, with amino-acid sequence MKRSFKYIFAGFVLLMTTACSDSLLDKDPISNFSGQGYYKKPSDAQAGVNGIYNSMQSLFRLNFAYWGEGRADNVITRHSGDPFALQQNVLTPIINSARWDNFYTLISRANYAIKYTPQVFGEGESELKKQLLGQSHALRAIAYFYLVRIWGDVPLVTEPYESVEQDLFVKQNTAAEVLAKVEEDLIFATENCASSYTGARNRVLITKGAAYAYLTQLYMWQKKYDKAIAAAQSILGDPQYSLVAMSDWNDIFVKGSSTESIFEVGYNETQTNSLRILYAIGSDSDYVPSTRCIASIEPGDLRKARIYDVTEVQPRKIWKFFGQGFNDESADPSSNNIVLTRLADIILLKAEAHAQLQQPMEALELLNRIRRRAGLSVMDEASANNLYGSLVNAVLHERSIELCFEGHRWFDLVRTGKAISTMKPINGLTDERNLVWPIHESAVLRNPNLNQNEFYK; translated from the coding sequence GGATCCGATCAGTAATTTTTCGGGACAAGGTTATTATAAGAAACCGAGTGATGCACAAGCTGGTGTCAACGGTATATATAACAGTATGCAATCCCTGTTTCGGTTGAATTTCGCCTATTGGGGTGAAGGTCGTGCAGATAATGTGATTACCCGCCACTCGGGTGATCCCTTTGCGTTGCAACAGAATGTTCTTACTCCAATCATCAATTCGGCAAGATGGGATAATTTTTACACACTGATATCACGTGCAAATTATGCTATTAAATATACCCCACAGGTATTTGGTGAGGGAGAGAGTGAACTTAAAAAACAATTACTGGGACAGTCGCATGCCCTGCGCGCAATTGCTTACTTCTATTTGGTACGCATCTGGGGTGATGTTCCTCTTGTCACGGAGCCTTATGAAAGTGTGGAGCAGGATTTGTTTGTAAAGCAAAATACGGCCGCAGAGGTATTGGCAAAAGTAGAGGAGGACCTGATCTTTGCTACTGAAAACTGCGCAAGCAGTTATACCGGAGCACGTAACCGTGTACTGATAACCAAAGGTGCTGCCTATGCTTATCTGACACAGCTCTATATGTGGCAAAAGAAATACGACAAAGCAATTGCTGCAGCACAGAGTATACTGGGAGACCCGCAATATAGTCTGGTAGCTATGAGTGACTGGAATGATATCTTCGTAAAAGGTAGCAGTACGGAAAGTATTTTCGAGGTTGGATACAACGAGACACAAACAAACAGTCTGCGGATATTGTACGCTATCGGTTCAGATAGTGATTATGTGCCAAGTACGCGTTGTATTGCATCTATAGAACCCGGAGACTTGCGTAAAGCGCGTATCTATGATGTGACGGAAGTACAACCCCGCAAAATCTGGAAATTCTTCGGTCAGGGCTTTAATGATGAGAGTGCAGACCCTTCTTCCAATAATATCGTACTGACAAGATTGGCAGATATTATATTGTTGAAAGCTGAGGCGCATGCCCAATTGCAGCAGCCAATGGAAGCATTGGAACTCTTGAATCGTATTCGTCGCCGTGCCGGACTTTCGGTCATGGATGAGGCTTCTGCAAACAATCTGTACGGTAGTCTGGTGAATGCTGTTTTGCATGAACGCTCGATCGAATTGTGTTTTGAAGGACACCGTTGGTTTGATCTGGTACGTACAGGTAAAGCAATCTCCACAATGAAACCTATAAATGGTCTTACAGATGAGCGTAATCTCGTGTGGCCTATTCATGAGAGTGCTGTTCTCAGAAACCCTAACCTTAACCAAAATGAATTTTATAAGTAA
- a CDS encoding DNRLRE domain-containing protein yields MKKIKHIITHSLLGMSILVLLFSCEIQENFDYEHAPDNSKLNMSALAYIKGNESLSMFAEAVERTQFASFYEGATPATFIVPNNQAFTAYLKENGYATIAAIPLPILKNILRYHIVKSVVNFNDPALAPSNRPIAYTTENGQIMYLSHTSTYVGLINEGTNRQWQIRTSNLVPDNGVIHVVNFVVFYSAPTGDANAVNPNLLQDTIFPKHDSYVNGGIESTKNFGTNTLLKIKNVSNNGDYDRKAFLMFDFADFKKQGVVTDLQLHLAVSFTAAKGVDLNLFETPSTSWVEASLNFTNAVFPTSPRIASIKTSKISTFKFDLTDYYKERKPTGLKSFMLDGQAGSDETDEIASKEHPTLAKPMLIATLATGDSELVLEKQQDFEVSNGGMYVLSNDNLKVDGASAGDIIYTIDELPAFGWFIKGAEVLKKGSRFTQLDLDLKNIVFIHNGETLGTKTLMLTARDKAGAVLEDIKINIIAK; encoded by the coding sequence ATGAAAAAGATAAAACATATAATTACGCATTCCCTGTTGGGGATGAGTATATTGGTTTTGCTCTTCAGTTGTGAAATCCAGGAAAACTTTGACTACGAACATGCTCCCGATAACAGTAAACTGAATATGTCTGCATTGGCCTATATAAAAGGGAATGAATCTCTTTCCATGTTTGCAGAGGCTGTAGAACGGACTCAGTTTGCATCCTTCTATGAAGGGGCGACTCCGGCAACGTTTATTGTTCCGAATAATCAGGCATTTACAGCCTATCTGAAGGAGAATGGATATGCTACCATAGCTGCTATTCCGCTTCCTATATTAAAAAATATACTGCGTTACCATATTGTCAAGAGTGTGGTTAATTTTAATGATCCGGCTTTAGCACCAAGCAACAGACCGATAGCCTATACTACAGAAAACGGCCAGATTATGTACTTGTCACATACCAGTACATATGTGGGACTGATCAATGAAGGTACAAACAGGCAATGGCAGATCCGGACGTCTAATCTGGTTCCTGATAACGGTGTTATTCATGTTGTAAATTTTGTTGTTTTCTATTCTGCACCTACGGGTGATGCCAATGCTGTCAATCCGAATTTGTTGCAGGATACTATTTTTCCAAAGCACGATAGCTATGTCAACGGCGGAATTGAATCAACCAAAAACTTTGGTACTAATACGTTGTTGAAAATCAAGAATGTAAGTAATAACGGAGACTATGACCGTAAAGCTTTTCTGATGTTTGACTTCGCAGATTTCAAAAAACAAGGAGTTGTCACGGATCTTCAATTACATCTTGCCGTATCTTTTACAGCTGCAAAAGGGGTAGACCTCAATTTGTTTGAGACACCTAGTACTTCGTGGGTAGAGGCTTCGCTGAATTTCACCAATGCCGTGTTCCCTACATCCCCACGTATTGCATCTATCAAGACAAGTAAAATCAGCACATTCAAATTTGACCTTACGGATTATTATAAAGAACGTAAACCTACCGGATTAAAATCGTTTATGCTGGATGGTCAGGCAGGTTCTGATGAAACGGATGAAATCGCATCTAAGGAACATCCTACATTGGCTAAACCGATGTTGATTGCCACGTTGGCGACCGGAGATTCGGAACTGGTGCTGGAAAAGCAACAGGATTTTGAAGTCAGCAATGGTGGAATGTACGTGCTTTCTAATGATAATCTTAAAGTAGATGGCGCATCGGCAGGTGATATTATCTATACTATAGATGAACTGCCTGCTTTCGGATGGTTTATTAAAGGTGCAGAGGTGCTGAAAAAAGGAAGCCGTTTTACGCAGTTAGACTTAGATCTTAAAAACATCGTGTTTATCCATAACGGAGAGACTTTAGGAACGAAGACGCTGATGCTGACTGCCCGTGATAAGGCTGGTGCTGTGCTGGAAGATATCAAAATCAATATTATAGCGAAGTAA
- a CDS encoding glycoside hydrolase family 16 protein: MKWYSLKFSALAFVVFLVNCGGSSVEVDKPVVPTDRVISFSGMDWIVRTTNNKTEGPGPNRFSDSDKNVWVDGTNRLHLKIRQEGGNWYCAGVTAKKSMGYGKYIFYIGSDVNQLDKNVVAGLFTYLNDEEEIDIEFSKWSVADNVNAQFVSQPSTIAGNKVRFDIVPDLGQTVHFFDWQEKHIAFASSYTDSKGLSQPIHEWTYTGKQIPKEKNEKLKLNLWLFRGQMPSDLKEQEIVIDSVRFVKQ, encoded by the coding sequence ATGAAATGGTATAGCTTAAAATTCAGCGCCCTTGCATTTGTCGTATTTCTGGTCAATTGCGGAGGGTCATCTGTAGAGGTGGACAAACCTGTTGTGCCTACGGACCGGGTGATTAGTTTTTCAGGTATGGATTGGATTGTTCGTACTACAAATAACAAAACAGAAGGTCCCGGACCGAACCGGTTTTCAGATTCAGATAAAAATGTCTGGGTAGATGGGACAAATCGCTTACACCTCAAGATAAGACAGGAGGGAGGAAATTGGTATTGTGCCGGTGTGACGGCTAAAAAGTCTATGGGATATGGTAAGTACATATTTTATATTGGCTCGGATGTCAACCAGTTGGATAAGAATGTTGTAGCCGGACTTTTTACATACCTGAATGATGAAGAAGAGATCGATATCGAGTTTTCGAAATGGTCTGTTGCGGATAATGTAAATGCACAGTTTGTATCGCAACCGTCTACAATAGCTGGAAATAAAGTGCGGTTTGATATTGTTCCGGATCTGGGACAAACAGTACATTTCTTTGACTGGCAGGAGAAGCATATTGCTTTTGCCAGCAGCTATACGGATAGCAAGGGCTTATCCCAGCCAATACATGAATGGACCTATACCGGAAAGCAGATTCCGAAAGAAAAGAACGAGAAGCTGAAACTAAATCTGTGGTTGTTCCGCGGACAAATGCCTTCTGATCTTAAAGAACAGGAAATTGTGATTGATAGTGTTCGTTTTGTAAAACAATAG
- a CDS encoding ATP-binding protein: METLLLEFQTKIARISLDIQRYLVHQMDLNNRLIVVKGARGAGKTTLLLQLVKLYLPLQSTLYVSLDHIYFFENKLYDLAKQFAQFGGTHLLLDEVHKYPNWSREIKLIYDNFPELNVIFTSSSLLEIYKSESDLSRRAVSYYLKELSFREFIIFETKKIFPVRSLSEILENHNAIATEVLNELKPLPLFEKYLKTGAYPYYKENEDLYIQKLQNTINLIIEIDINAVEDLQYDTLVKLKKLLITVASSAPFTPNITKLSEKVGVSRNMLVQSIKILERAGLVNELYKDNSGIGVLTKPEKLYLNNSNLMYALAKENTNIGNVRETFFLNQFKGLHEINLSETADFLIDKKFRFEIGGKNKTKKQIANIENAYVAKDGIEIGFGNIIPVWLFGFMY; encoded by the coding sequence ATGGAGACATTATTATTAGAATTTCAGACAAAAATAGCACGTATATCCCTGGATATACAACGTTATCTTGTTCATCAAATGGATCTGAATAATCGTCTTATTGTGGTAAAAGGGGCTAGAGGCGCCGGAAAGACAACCTTGCTTCTGCAACTGGTAAAACTATATTTGCCGTTACAATCCACGCTGTATGTAAGTTTAGATCATATTTATTTTTTTGAAAACAAGTTATACGATCTCGCAAAACAGTTTGCTCAATTCGGAGGGACACATTTACTCCTTGACGAGGTTCACAAATACCCCAACTGGTCCAGAGAGATAAAACTTATTTACGATAACTTTCCTGAGCTTAACGTTATCTTCACTTCATCTTCCCTACTCGAAATTTATAAATCCGAGTCAGATTTGAGTCGCAGAGCTGTCAGTTATTATCTTAAAGAGCTTTCCTTCAGAGAGTTTATCATATTTGAAACAAAAAAAATATTTCCCGTTCGTTCGCTTTCAGAAATTTTAGAAAACCATAATGCTATTGCTACGGAGGTTTTAAATGAACTAAAACCCTTACCGTTATTTGAAAAATATCTAAAAACTGGAGCTTATCCTTATTACAAAGAGAATGAAGATCTATATATTCAGAAATTACAGAACACGATTAATCTGATTATTGAAATAGATATCAATGCAGTAGAAGATTTACAATATGACACTTTAGTGAAGCTAAAGAAATTGCTCATTACTGTTGCTTCAAGTGCACCATTTACACCCAATATTACTAAACTAAGTGAAAAGGTAGGTGTTTCCCGTAATATGCTGGTACAAAGCATAAAAATTCTGGAACGTGCCGGACTGGTTAACGAATTGTATAAAGATAACTCCGGAATCGGGGTATTGACCAAACCTGAAAAACTATATCTGAACAACAGCAATCTGATGTATGCACTGGCAAAAGAAAATACCAATATAGGAAATGTCAGAGAAACGTTTTTCTTAAACCAATTTAAAGGTTTGCACGAGATAAACCTTTCAGAAACAGCAGATTTTCTGATTGATAAAAAATTTAGGTTTGAAATCGGAGGTAAAAACAAGACCAAGAAACAAATAGCAAATATAGAAAATGCTTATGTTGCCAAAGACGGTATTGAAATAGGTTTTGGAAATATCATTCCGGTATGGCTTTTTGGTTTTATGTATTAG
- the glsA gene encoding glutaminase A: MNRTYTSNLTKSAFAIVFFLISIPIYAQNTSPIRDVSKATLTAILEKNRHYYIDGKVADYIPELSKMDAKAVAIAVVNEKGALIGAGDIHKKFTMQSISKPIALMVAVLENGEESVFKKMGYFGTDKPFNHFSNLETMGKPLNPMMNAGAILTTSLISGEGQVPFDKILNMVRYITDNPTLDYSKTVYASEKETGHRNRGMFYIMKNAGLISGTEDQLDNYFRQCSIELTTEDLAKIGYFFAHQCIRFDGDQRYKNPEMSKLIQSQMLIAGMYEFSGEYARTVGLPSKSGVGGGIMISVPDEAGIAVFSAPLDSHGNSVAGYHMILDLVKQYNLSIF, from the coding sequence ATGAACAGAACTTATACTTCCAATCTGACAAAAAGTGCATTTGCAATAGTGTTTTTCCTGATTAGTATCCCGATTTATGCGCAAAACACAAGTCCCATCAGGGATGTATCTAAAGCAACATTAACCGCTATTCTGGAAAAAAACAGACATTATTATATTGATGGAAAAGTTGCCGATTATATTCCCGAACTGAGTAAGATGGATGCAAAAGCTGTGGCTATTGCGGTAGTAAATGAGAAAGGAGCCCTGATCGGAGCAGGTGATATACATAAAAAATTCACTATGCAAAGTATCTCAAAACCTATTGCACTAATGGTCGCGGTCTTGGAAAATGGGGAAGAATCTGTCTTTAAGAAAATGGGATACTTTGGTACCGATAAACCATTCAATCATTTTTCAAATCTGGAAACAATGGGCAAGCCGCTGAATCCTATGATGAATGCCGGAGCTATTCTGACTACGTCTCTTATTTCAGGCGAGGGACAAGTTCCCTTTGACAAAATATTAAACATGGTACGTTATATCACGGACAATCCTACACTGGATTACAGCAAAACTGTATATGCTTCTGAAAAAGAAACCGGGCACCGTAATCGCGGAATGTTCTATATCATGAAAAATGCAGGATTGATTTCAGGTACTGAAGACCAGCTGGACAACTATTTCCGCCAGTGTTCTATTGAACTGACAACAGAAGATCTGGCCAAAATAGGCTATTTCTTTGCTCATCAATGTATACGTTTTGATGGTGACCAACGCTATAAAAACCCTGAAATGTCAAAATTAATCCAATCACAGATGCTGATTGCCGGAATGTATGAATTTAGCGGTGAATATGCCCGTACAGTAGGATTGCCCAGCAAATCGGGTGTAGGTGGCGGTATTATGATAAGCGTACCTGATGAAGCTGGTATAGCCGTCTTCAGTGCTCCTCTTGACAGTCATGGTAATTCTGTAGCAGGCTATCATATGATTCTGGATCTGGTAAAACAGTATAATCTGAGCATATTTTAG
- a CDS encoding SIMPL domain-containing protein codes for MQTVFKSTIVLAAAGLLLFASCNSDSKDNKNRIRVSGEGKIRIMPDQVTLTIDAGFTKPRMVDAVRETQNTVDSVIAILQKYGSNKEDIKTSSVSANKAYEYINNSNKFVGYQAQQTIDFVLHDLTKFTELTGKLLETKISGISSVQFNHSKADSILREADLIAYDDALKSAQKLAKRADVEIGKLLFISNDGSAPGDPGGYQTRMQLETFNKAYGGAGFKIAPEVLEFKRNIYTEFELK; via the coding sequence ATGCAAACCGTATTTAAATCAACAATCGTATTGGCCGCAGCCGGCCTGTTGCTTTTTGCATCCTGCAATTCGGACTCAAAAGACAATAAAAACAGAATCCGTGTGAGCGGAGAGGGAAAGATCAGAATTATGCCTGATCAGGTCACTTTAACTATAGACGCCGGTTTTACTAAACCACGTATGGTAGACGCTGTACGCGAAACTCAAAATACGGTTGACTCCGTGATTGCTATTCTTCAGAAATACGGTAGTAATAAAGAAGATATCAAGACCAGCAGTGTGTCTGCCAATAAAGCCTACGAGTATATCAATAACAGCAATAAATTTGTCGGATACCAGGCGCAGCAGACTATCGATTTTGTGTTGCACGATCTGACTAAGTTTACGGAGCTGACAGGTAAATTGCTCGAAACAAAAATCAGCGGTATATCCTCCGTTCAGTTCAATCATTCCAAAGCAGACAGTATCTTACGTGAAGCTGACCTGATCGCTTATGATGATGCATTAAAATCTGCTCAAAAACTAGCCAAACGTGCAGATGTCGAAATTGGAAAACTGTTGTTTATTTCTAATGATGGCAGTGCTCCTGGTGATCCGGGAGGTTACCAGACCAGAATGCAACTGGAAACATTTAATAAAGCTTATGGAGGTGCCGGATTTAAGATCGCTCCTGAAGTACTCGAATTCAAACGTAATATCTATACCGAATTTGAACTGAAATAA
- a CDS encoding YARHG domain-containing protein, protein MKNLLTFFLAAFSQYTIAQTLTDCSSCATEIIKADQIKELSVDELRYLTNDLFARKGYVFQSSEIDSYYSNKSWYKPVNANYTLEYNKVENQNIKIFQDRTKVLLAERAQLIAELKKLKSLVMSKNKAALQNQFGYKTEDNNDYILNVLDEIFLDDIHWFKNEGLYKVTKDNGDIIKEYTLQIVGDSITFNFSLRGSSDIGNGNTIYPTTFSPESSYIYVFHFAQGKIKFDKVIVAG, encoded by the coding sequence ATGAAAAATCTTTTAACCTTTTTCCTGGCAGCCTTTTCGCAATATACGATTGCGCAGACCCTCACGGACTGTTCCTCTTGTGCTACGGAGATCATTAAAGCAGATCAGATCAAGGAATTGAGTGTAGATGAATTACGTTATTTAACAAATGATCTTTTTGCCCGCAAAGGTTATGTTTTCCAGAGTTCTGAAATAGACAGCTACTATTCAAACAAAAGTTGGTACAAACCGGTTAATGCTAATTATACATTGGAATATAATAAGGTCGAAAATCAAAATATAAAGATCTTTCAGGACAGAACTAAAGTCCTTCTGGCCGAAAGAGCACAACTGATTGCAGAACTTAAAAAACTCAAGTCACTGGTGATGAGTAAAAATAAGGCTGCTCTTCAAAACCAGTTTGGTTACAAAACGGAAGACAACAACGATTACATCCTCAATGTTCTTGACGAAATTTTTCTGGATGATATTCATTGGTTTAAAAATGAAGGTTTGTACAAAGTCACCAAAGATAACGGAGATATAATCAAAGAATATACCTTACAGATTGTCGGTGATAGCATCACATTCAATTTTAGTCTCCGGGGATCTTCTGATATCGGCAATGGCAATACGATTTATCCGACAACATTCAGTCCGGAGTCCAGCTACATATATGTGTTCCACTTTGCTCAGGGGAAAATAAAATTTGACAAAGTAATCGTAGCAGGATAA
- a CDS encoding 6-phosphogluconolactonase, with protein MLLEKLNIDVADTAQEIGERAGQAIEAALVELQTKKDEIRVIFAAAPSQDFMLDYLAKSTKIEWSKIVAFNMDEYLELETGAHQLFSNYLENRLFRHIHPKRKYFINPDQPAGEEIARISALISLAPIDVVCLGIGQNGHIAFNDPPVADFEDSHIIKQVELDEVCRMQQVVDECFASIADVPKYALTLTIPTIMKADQLFCVVVGEHKREAVKHTLNSPINTEWPSTILRKHKDCHFFFDRKAYPAA; from the coding sequence ATGCTTTTAGAGAAATTGAATATTGATGTTGCCGATACTGCACAGGAGATAGGTGAACGGGCAGGACAGGCTATAGAAGCCGCACTTGTGGAATTGCAAACAAAGAAGGATGAGATCCGGGTAATCTTTGCTGCTGCCCCTTCACAGGATTTTATGCTCGATTACCTTGCTAAATCAACAAAAATTGAATGGTCAAAAATTGTAGCGTTTAATATGGACGAGTACCTGGAACTGGAAACCGGTGCTCACCAGCTTTTTTCAAATTATCTGGAAAACAGATTATTCAGACATATTCATCCGAAGAGGAAATATTTCATAAATCCGGATCAGCCGGCAGGAGAGGAGATCGCAAGGATATCCGCACTGATCAGCCTGGCACCTATAGATGTGGTGTGTCTTGGTATAGGTCAGAATGGACATATTGCCTTTAATGATCCACCTGTAGCTGATTTTGAAGATAGCCATATTATCAAACAGGTTGAGCTGGATGAGGTCTGTCGTATGCAACAGGTCGTTGATGAGTGTTTCGCCAGTATTGCAGATGTTCCTAAGTATGCACTTACTTTAACAATCCCGACCATTATGAAAGCAGATCAATTGTTCTGTGTAGTGGTGGGAGAGCATAAAAGAGAAGCTGTAAAACATACACTGAACTCTCCGATTAATACAGAATGGCCTTCTACTATTTTGAGAAAGCATAAAGATTGTCATTTTTTCTTTGACCGGAAGGCATATCCTGCAGCATAG
- a CDS encoding transcriptional regulator, giving the protein MYKYSLFLFIALAMLNNSQAQTISNKSRSKIIAADFERIKDAIPKMENLYRPGSMKIKALQSNDSIAAFQIEETAYGDDFVADNQKEWKELISPARKVEYPSSIYMLISYTQKDKSLSVKPPKKDFYFPDYGVTWNLTVKKIKEKQTELVLTYESLSPEFKQKIDKEFKGDIYFKNVINKIVVNDKMLPIIENLLIKELRVDRESPAPMAVPRTSN; this is encoded by the coding sequence ATGTACAAATACTCACTTTTCTTATTTATCGCTTTAGCTATGCTGAATAATTCGCAGGCGCAGACCATCAGCAACAAGTCGAGGTCAAAAATAATAGCAGCCGATTTTGAACGAATAAAAGATGCTATCCCTAAAATGGAAAATCTGTATCGACCAGGGTCTATGAAGATAAAAGCGCTGCAAAGCAATGATAGTATTGCTGCTTTTCAAATTGAAGAAACAGCATATGGAGATGATTTCGTTGCTGACAATCAGAAAGAATGGAAAGAACTCATTTCACCTGCAAGAAAAGTAGAATATCCGTCCAGTATTTATATGCTTATCAGCTATACTCAGAAAGATAAAAGCTTAAGTGTGAAGCCTCCTAAAAAGGATTTTTATTTTCCGGACTATGGCGTAACATGGAACCTGACCGTTAAGAAAATAAAAGAGAAACAAACGGAATTGGTACTTACTTATGAATCTCTTTCACCGGAGTTTAAACAAAAGATAGATAAGGAATTTAAAGGCGATATATATTTCAAAAATGTGATCAATAAAATAGTCGTAAATGATAAAATGCTCCCTATCATTGAAAATTTACTGATAAAGGAACTCCGGGTCGACAGAGAGTCCCCGGCGCCAATGGCAGTACCCCGTACATCAAATTAA